From the genome of Corallococcus macrosporus DSM 14697:
CTACGCGGTGGCCATCCTGGGCGGTGAGAACGGCGTGAAGACGACGGCCGGCAAGCCGGTCATCCCCTCCGCCACGTGGGCCTTCGCCAGCTCCCCCCAGTCGCTGGTCACCTGCGAGGACCTGACGGCGTCCAACTGCCAGACGGCCACCGAGCTCATCCCCTCCGCGGAGACGGACCCCGCCGCGCGCCTGGCGGACCAGACGGCCAGCGCCCTGCAGTTGGAGCAGCTGCGCCGCGGCTACGCCCCCATCCTCAACCTGGTGTCCGAGCAGTTCAGCGTGAAGCGCGAGGACATCGTCCTCCTGTGGACCTTCACCATCATGGACCACCCGGAGGCGACGTTCGACCCCGGCAACAGCGTCATCCCCTTCCCCAATGACCTGCTGCGCGTGCCGGCCACGGAGACGACCCCGGCCCACCTGAACCTGCCCGTGCCCCCCGAGGCGGGCCCCGCGCAGGCGCTCATCGCCGGCCTGAACACCCTGGACGGCTGGTCCACCACCGCGCCCATCGTGTCGGAGAACGGCGCGGCCCGCGGCCCCATCGACACCGGCGCCCTGCTGGACGCCAACACGGTGCGCCTGAAGATTGGCTTCGCGCCGGACGACGAGGGCACCCCGGCGGAGGAGAAGACCACCCTGCGCTTCGTCAAGCTGGGCAACCCCGCCGCAGGCACCAACCCCCAGGTGAAGGTGTGCTTCAACTGCGAGCCCGTCGTGGAGGGCCTGACGCCGGCGCCGAACTCGCCGCAGCAGCTCCAGATCGTCCCGGAGGTCCCGCTGGACGAGGCCACCCAGTACGGCGTGGTGATGCTGCGCGGCATGAAGGACACGCTGGGCCGCACCGTGGCGCCCACCGCCGCCCAGGCGCTGATGCGCATGGAGAACCCGCTGGTGGACGCCAACGGCAAGAGCCAGGTGGCCGCGGTGCCTGACGACCTCGCCGCGCAGCTGGAGCCGGCGCGCCTGGGCATGAAGCCCCTGTTCGACGGCCTGGCGGCCGCGGGCATCGCGCGCAAGGACATCAACCTGGCCTGGGCCTTCACCACCCAGAGCACCCGCTCCATCCTGGAGCGGCTGAACGCCATCCCCGCGCAGTTCAACATCCCGGCCGACCCGGTGTACCTGGTGGACCAGACGACCTCCATCAAGGACGCCATGACGGCCCTGACGCTGGACAACGACGCCGTGGGCCGCGCCTTCATCGGCGCGTACCACTCGCCGTTCCTCCTGGATGACGCGCAGGGCACGCTCAACCGCGCCGCGCCGCGCCTCGACCGCGTCCCGTTCATGCTCTTCACGCCGGCCGACGTGGCGCCGGCGGGCGGCTACCCGGTGGTCATCTACGGCCACGGCCTGACGGGCAACCGCACCAACATCATGACGGTGGCCAACAACTTCAACGCGGCGGGCTACGCCGTGGTGGCCATCGACACGGTGTTCCACGGTGAGCGCGCGAGCTGCGCCGCCATCAGCCCGACGACCCCGTTCGCCCTCGACGAGGACCGCGACGGCGTGCCCGACATCGTCTTCGACTCGGCGGACGAGGCCTGCGACGACGGCGACACCTGCGACGTGACGGTGGGCAGCCCCACCTTCGGCCGCTGCGTGTCGGCCAACCGCCCGGCCTGCGACGTGAGCCCGACGGCCGCGCCGCACGGTGACCTGTTCTGCTCCAGCCAGGGCCTGGGTTACTGCGTGGCCGAGCCCGGCAGCGGGACCGGTCAGTGCGCGGGCGGCGACTTCGCCCGTCCCGGCCCCACCCAGCCGCCGTTCATCTCCGGCGCGGGCTTCCTGAACCTGGTCAACCTGTTCGCCACCCGCGACAACTTCCGCCACCACGTGGTGGACTTCGCCCAGCTCGTGCGCGCGCTGGAGACCGACACCCTCAACGGCCGCCTGGCCGCCGCGGGCGCCGGTTCGCTCAACACCAGCCAGTTCAGCTACGTGGGCCAGAGCCTGGGCGGCATCCAGGGCGTGCTGTCCGCCTCCGTGTCCCCCATGGTGGGCCGCACGGCGCTCAACACCGTGGGCGGTGACCTGGTGGACATCCTCCTGAAGGCCACGGACTCGACCTTCGTGCAGTACCGCGCGGGCTTCTTCAACACCCTGACCAACATCGGCCGCGCCCCGGGCACGCCGGAGTTCTACGAGTTCATCACCCTGGCGCGCACCATCCTGGACCCGGCCTCGCCCCGCAACTACGGCAAGTACCTGGAGAACGCGCCGTCCGCTCCCGCCGAGCGCGAGGCGTTCATCCAGTACATCCAGGGCGACATGGTCATCCCCAACACGGTGACGGAGGACCTCATCCGCGCGGCCAACCACCCGCTGGTCAACGCCTCCACGCCCCGCACGGTGCAGACGTACCTGGCGGACGTGCAGGGCCTGCCGGAGGGCGTGCGTCACGCGTTCTTCGGCATCGTGGACCCGTCGCTGAGCCCCGGCTCGGCGACCAGCCAGTTCCTCCGGTCGGTGCGCAACACCGCCCAGAACCAGGTCATCGAGTTCCTGAACACGGGCACCGCTCCCACCCCGTAACGGCAGCTAGAGAGAGAACGAACGCACATGAAGAAGACACTCTCCCTCATCACGTTGCTCGCCGCCGGGACGACCCAGGCCGCGGGCTTCCAGGTCAACACCCAGAGCGCCCGCTCGTCGGGTATGGCCAACGCGGCCGCCGCGTGGCTGGATGACTCGTCCGCCATCTACTCCAACGCCGCCAACATCCTGGGCGTGGAGAAGCTGGACATCACCGCGGGCGTCACCGGCATCCTGCCCAGCCTGCAATTCACCCCGACGGGTGGCCCGGTGCAGGGGCAGAAGACGACGCTGTCCCCGCCGCCGCACGTGTTCGCCGTGTACAAAATCACGGACTCGCTGGCGGCCGGCGTGGGCTTCTACACGCCGTTCGGCGCGAGCAGCCGGTGGGAAGACGGGTTCGTGGGCCGCTTCCGCGCCCAGGAGTCCGGGCTGTCCATCTACAACATCAACCCCACGGTGGCGTACCAGGTCCACGACCGCTTCCGCGTGGGCGTGGGCCTCAACATCGCCCGCGGCACGCTGGAAATTAAGCGCGCCCTGGGCTTCGTCTCCAGCGAGGGCCAGGTGCACCTGGGCGGCGCGGGCTGGGGCTTCGGCTTCAACGCCGGCGTCCAGGCCGTGGTGGTCCCCAAGCTCGTGACGTTGGGCGTGCAGTACCGCAGCCCCATGAGCATGACGTTCAAGGGCGACGCGGACTTCCAGAACGTGCCGCCGGCCTTCCAGGGCCGCCTGCCGGACACGCGCGTGCAGGGTGACGTCAAGCTGCCGCAGTCCGTGGTGGCGGGCATCGCCGTCACGCCGCTGGAGCGCCTGACGCTGGCCTTCGACGCCAACTGGGTGGGCTGGTCCAGCTTCCCGGAGCTGGCCATCGAGTTCCCGGACAACCCGGCCATCAACAACCCGCTGCCGAAGGACTGGCGCTCGACGTGGAACTTCCACCTGGGCGGTGAGTACGGCATCACCGACGCGCTGCAGGTGCGCGCCGGCGTGCTGTGGGACCCGGCGCCCAGCCCGGATGAGACGCTGACGCCGGACCTGCCGGACGCGAACCGCTTCGGCGTGTCGGCGGGCCTGGGCTACAGCTTCGGCGCGGTGCGCGTCGACGCGGCCTACCAGTTCGTCACGCTGCTCGACAAGGACAGCACGGCGCCGGGCATCCCCGGCGTCTACAACGGCACGGCCCAGGTGTTCGGCCTGACGCTCGGCTACTCCATGTAGTCCTCCGGCGCCGTCCGGACCTCACCGCGCCCGGGTCTCCTCACGGAGGCCCGGGCGTCGTGTTTCCGGCCGCCCGGCGCTTCGCCTCGGACGCGCGGGTCGCCGTCGTGCGGCACCCCGCCGGAGGCCAGCGCCCGCGCGGTGCGCTCCGTGCCCATGCGCCCTGGCCGTCCCCGCTGGCTACGCGCTGAGCGCGCGCACGCGCTCGGCGAGCTTCTGCGTGAAGAGGCGGAGGATGCGCAGCGCGGCCGCCTCGTGCGTATCCAGGTAGTGCTGGAAGTCCACGCGCGCCACCCGCAGCGCCCGCACCGCCGTGCACGCGCGCACCTGCGCGGACGTCTCTCCATCCAGGATGAGGGAGACCTCACCGATGAAGGCCCCCGGCCCCAGCGTGTTGAGCAGCCGGGCGCCAGGCTCCGGCCCCCCGAGCACGTCCACCGTCCCCTCCAGCAGCACCAGCAGCCCCGAGCCGGGCGCGCCCTTCTCCAGCACGGTGGCCCCTTGCGCGAACCGCACCGGCTGCGCCACCTGGTAGAGGTCCTTCATGTCCTGCAGGGACAGCTCGCCGAAGAGGGGAATGGCCTTCAGGTATTCGTAGCCGTCCGGCGGCGGGGGCGCGCCGGCGGGCTCCACCGACGGCCCGCCCTTCAGGTTCAGGTGGCGCAGGAGCCGCGTGTGCTCCGCCTGGAGCGCGACGTCGCCCCGGAGCTCCGGCGCCTGGAGCGCGTCCGCCAGCAGCACCAGCGCCCGCCACGACTCCCCCTGCGCGTCCAGCAGCCCGCTCATCCGCAGCACCGCCTCGCGCCGCGCCACCGCGATGTCCGGGGACACGGCGCGCAGGGCCTCCAGCTCCGCGTGCGGGTTGCCCAGCTCGCGGTACACCGCCGCGGCCTCCAGCGGGCGTCGCAGCCGGGTGAGGCAGCGGGCCATGGCCTCGCGCGCCTGCAATGACTGGTACAGCGACAGCGCCCGCTCCAGCGCGCCGCCGCGCTCGAAGGCCGAGGCCGCCTGGGCCGGCTCGCCCGCGCGCAGCCACGCCTCCGCGGCCAGCAGCAGCGCGCCCGCCT
Proteins encoded in this window:
- a CDS encoding cyclic nucleotide-binding domain-containing protein, whose protein sequence is MTRSMVEPGHGDGLPASSGTRPLWEAVTQGAVDVAVRAYEGLAASQRDAVLAESSRASAPARATLVEVLRRARDFAGAARVLEVDGSAALVAQLHEQAGALLLAAEAWLRAGEPAQAASAFERGGALERALSLYQSLQAREAMARCLTRLRRPLEAAAVYRELGNPHAELEALRAVSPDIAVARREAVLRMSGLLDAQGESWRALVLLADALQAPELRGDVALQAEHTRLLRHLNLKGGPSVEPAGAPPPPDGYEYLKAIPLFGELSLQDMKDLYQVAQPVRFAQGATVLEKGAPGSGLLVLLEGTVDVLGGPEPGARLLNTLGPGAFIGEVSLILDGETSAQVRACTAVRALRVARVDFQHYLDTHEAAALRILRLFTQKLAERVRALSA
- a CDS encoding OmpP1/FadL family transporter; translation: MKKTLSLITLLAAGTTQAAGFQVNTQSARSSGMANAAAAWLDDSSAIYSNAANILGVEKLDITAGVTGILPSLQFTPTGGPVQGQKTTLSPPPHVFAVYKITDSLAAGVGFYTPFGASSRWEDGFVGRFRAQESGLSIYNINPTVAYQVHDRFRVGVGLNIARGTLEIKRALGFVSSEGQVHLGGAGWGFGFNAGVQAVVVPKLVTLGVQYRSPMSMTFKGDADFQNVPPAFQGRLPDTRVQGDVKLPQSVVAGIAVTPLERLTLAFDANWVGWSSFPELAIEFPDNPAINNPLPKDWRSTWNFHLGGEYGITDALQVRAGVLWDPAPSPDETLTPDLPDANRFGVSAGLGYSFGAVRVDAAYQFVTLLDKDSTAPGIPGVYNGTAQVFGLTLGYSM